A genome region from Thermoanaerobacterium xylanolyticum LX-11 includes the following:
- a CDS encoding spore coat protein, which translates to MALTQKELGYISDELASEQLIIKKYQTAVNQVTDPQLKNVFQKNINVHQNHYNSLLNLLK; encoded by the coding sequence ATGGCATTAACTCAAAAAGAACTTGGATATATTTCGGATGAACTTGCATCAGAGCAATTGATAATAAAGAAGTATCAGACGGCTGTGAATCAAGTGACAGATCCACAGCTTAAAAATGTGTTTCAAAAAAATATAAATGTGCATCAAAATCATTACAACTCTTTATTAAATTTATTGAAATAG
- a CDS encoding PLP-dependent aminotransferase family protein — protein sequence MVNFSVDKNKTTPLYIQIFNQFKKYIENGSIPPGYKLPTIRSLAKELGVNNVTVINAYRLLEANGYIEKRVGSGTYVSETVRQSEMPIEDIKALEHGQILVNKNMINFSSSSPNPELFPVEDFKVIINKVLERDGGYAFEYQDTKGYMPLRKVIAEFIKKDEVSIDYEDVQIISGGQQGIDVVSKALINFGDCVFVESPTYSWAIASFKSRGAEIVDIELENDGINVYMLEEKLKIFKPKLIYTMPVFQNPTGISYSVEKMKKLIEIAYKYDTYIVEDDFSNELNFSNNKHLPLKAYDKYDRVIYIKSFSKIYMPGLRLGFILSPKNLINSFAEAKYVTDLSTSGLMQRAFEIYLKEGMWKKHVEVFKNTMKNRFDEMKRLLADNSYFEINIPDGGFYFWIKLKENISSKMIYLKCIERNVSIVPGSIFFSNKIDDSHIRLSYASCEVDKIRKGILTIEEVIKDIDEAGNSEYIPIV from the coding sequence ATGGTGAATTTTTCAGTAGATAAAAATAAGACTACTCCACTTTATATACAGATTTTTAATCAATTTAAAAAATATATTGAAAATGGCAGCATCCCACCAGGTTACAAGTTGCCAACCATACGTTCATTAGCTAAAGAGTTGGGTGTAAACAATGTTACTGTCATAAATGCGTATAGGCTACTTGAGGCAAACGGGTATATAGAAAAAAGAGTCGGCAGTGGAACGTATGTATCTGAGACTGTTAGACAATCAGAAATGCCTATCGAAGACATAAAAGCTTTGGAACATGGACAGATACTTGTAAATAAAAACATGATAAATTTTTCTTCATCGTCTCCAAACCCTGAGCTGTTTCCGGTTGAAGATTTTAAAGTAATTATAAACAAAGTTTTGGAGAGAGATGGTGGATACGCATTTGAATATCAAGATACAAAGGGATACATGCCACTTAGAAAAGTCATTGCAGAGTTCATAAAGAAAGATGAGGTAAGCATTGATTACGAAGATGTACAAATTATCTCAGGCGGACAACAGGGGATAGATGTTGTATCAAAAGCGTTGATAAATTTTGGTGATTGTGTTTTTGTTGAGTCACCTACGTATTCATGGGCCATAGCATCTTTTAAATCAAGAGGTGCTGAAATTGTGGATATAGAACTTGAAAATGATGGAATTAATGTATATATGTTGGAGGAGAAACTGAAGATTTTCAAACCAAAATTGATTTACACAATGCCGGTTTTTCAAAATCCAACAGGAATTTCGTACAGCGTGGAAAAGATGAAAAAACTCATCGAGATTGCATACAAGTATGATACTTATATTGTGGAAGACGATTTTTCAAATGAGTTAAACTTCAGCAATAATAAGCATTTGCCATTAAAAGCCTATGACAAATACGATAGGGTAATATATATAAAAAGTTTTTCTAAGATATATATGCCGGGATTGAGATTAGGGTTTATATTATCTCCTAAAAATCTTATAAATTCTTTTGCTGAAGCCAAATATGTTACAGATTTATCAACTTCCGGTTTGATGCAAAGAGCATTTGAGATCTATTTGAAAGAAGGAATGTGGAAAAAACATGTAGAAGTATTTAAAAATACCATGAAGAATAGGTTTGATGAGATGAAACGTCTTTTGGCTGACAATAGCTATTTTGAGATTAATATTCCAGATGGAGGGTTTTATTTTTGGATAAAATTGAAAGAAAATATTTCTTCAAAAATGATATATTTAAAATGTATTGAAAGAAATGTTTCTATTGTTCCAGGAAGTATATTCTTTTCTAATAAAATAGATGATTCGCATATAAGATTAAGCTACGCGTCGTGTGAAGTAGATAAAATAAGAAAAGGCATACTAACTATTGAAGAAGTCATTAAAGATATTGATGAGGCGGGAAATAGTGAATATATTCCAATCGTTTAA
- the iadA gene encoding beta-aspartyl-peptidase — translation MFLLLKGAEVYAPKYIGKMDLLTCNERIVKIAKDIHIRDLPELSTIDLSGHIILPGFIDQHVHIAGGGGEGGPATRTPEIKLTELTKAGITTVVGLLGADGITRSMTELLAKARALDEEGLTTYIYTGAYELPTRTLTNSVRSDVAIIDKVLGTGEIAISDHRSAQPTEEDLTKLAAEARVGGLLGNKPGIVHLHVGDGIRGLTPVIDIVKNTEIPVTQFIPTHVNRNGHLFSQAMEFLKMGGRIDLTSDIKPDENSKTALKPIDAVRKIVENNLPLDNVTMSSDSNGSIPVFDENKKLIKVMVGSTLTLYRDLKEIIANGVLPLEAAIKIITENVAKVLLLYPKKGCIKENSDADLVVLDKNLNISSVIAKGQFMIKFHEIVKKGTFE, via the coding sequence ATGTTCTTATTATTAAAAGGCGCAGAAGTTTATGCACCAAAATACATCGGCAAAATGGACTTACTTACATGTAACGAAAGGATTGTCAAAATAGCGAAAGACATCCATATAAGAGATCTTCCCGAACTTTCAACCATCGACTTAAGCGGGCATATAATTCTGCCTGGTTTTATTGATCAACATGTGCATATTGCAGGCGGCGGTGGCGAAGGAGGTCCTGCAACAAGAACCCCTGAGATAAAGCTAACAGAACTCACAAAAGCTGGAATCACAACAGTTGTGGGACTTTTAGGTGCAGATGGCATAACAAGAAGCATGACAGAATTGCTGGCAAAAGCAAGGGCATTGGATGAAGAAGGCCTTACCACGTATATATACACAGGTGCTTATGAGCTTCCTACAAGAACACTTACTAATAGCGTCAGATCTGACGTAGCAATAATTGATAAAGTGTTAGGCACTGGCGAAATTGCCATTTCTGATCACAGATCAGCTCAGCCAACAGAAGAAGATCTTACAAAACTTGCAGCAGAAGCCAGAGTTGGTGGGCTCTTAGGAAATAAACCAGGAATTGTACATTTGCACGTTGGCGATGGCATAAGAGGTCTTACGCCTGTTATAGACATCGTCAAAAATACTGAAATACCAGTCACACAGTTTATTCCAACTCATGTAAATAGAAATGGTCATCTTTTTTCACAAGCGATGGAATTTTTAAAGATGGGAGGCCGTATCGACTTAACATCAGATATAAAACCTGATGAAAACTCCAAAACTGCACTTAAACCAATAGATGCAGTAAGAAAAATTGTAGAAAACAATCTTCCGTTAGATAACGTGACCATGAGCTCTGACAGCAACGGAAGCATACCTGTATTTGATGAAAACAAAAAGCTTATTAAAGTCATGGTTGGCAGTACATTAACGCTTTATAGAGATTTAAAAGAAATAATTGCAAATGGTGTCTTACCACTTGAAGCTGCCATAAAAATAATAACTGAAAATGTGGCCAAAGTGCTTCTTCTATACCCTAAAAAGGGCTGCATAAAAGAAAATTCTGATGCCGATTTGGTAGTTCTGGACAAAAATTTAAACATTTCATCAGTCATAGCAAAAGGCCAATTTATGATTAAATTCCATGAAATCGTAAAAAAAGGCACATTCGAGTAA
- a CDS encoding polyprenyl synthetase family protein, which translates to MFDKYEFVKEDMKKIDEFILANVKTNSPTIKKAIDDLVLSGGKRIRPLLVIAIARMGEYSEEKIIPIAASIEIMHMATLIHDDIIDDSKMRRGQKSVQSKYGKETAVFTGDFLFSQAFNLIADIISKENLKLIAKGVKAICEGEIEQFDNRYNLDLSIKKYLKRIYRKTALLFAISCESGASQAGLPKEMIRAMRHFGLEIGTAFQIVDDILDYEGVERVVGKPLGSDLLNGIYTLPLIYALKTDRKKVIKGILRKRDLSRRDVNCIIKEVKLSGGIDYAKELALKYVKKAVKYLEVIPDCEQKSLMMDIADDVLKRNH; encoded by the coding sequence TTGTTTGACAAATATGAGTTTGTAAAAGAAGATATGAAAAAGATAGATGAATTTATTTTGGCAAATGTCAAGACTAACTCTCCAACCATAAAAAAAGCGATTGACGATTTGGTTTTGTCTGGGGGCAAAAGGATAAGACCCCTTCTTGTCATCGCTATTGCCAGAATGGGCGAATACAGTGAGGAGAAAATCATTCCAATAGCAGCTTCTATAGAGATAATGCACATGGCCACGCTTATACATGACGATATCATTGATGATTCAAAGATGAGGCGTGGACAAAAATCGGTTCAAAGCAAATACGGTAAAGAAACAGCGGTTTTTACTGGCGATTTTTTATTTAGCCAAGCATTTAATTTGATAGCTGATATTATTTCAAAAGAAAATTTAAAATTAATTGCGAAGGGCGTTAAGGCTATTTGTGAGGGAGAGATTGAACAATTTGATAATAGATATAATCTGGATTTGAGCATTAAAAAATATCTAAAAAGAATTTATAGAAAAACTGCTTTATTATTTGCAATTAGCTGTGAATCTGGTGCATCGCAGGCAGGACTTCCAAAAGAAATGATAAGAGCTATGCGGCATTTTGGTTTAGAAATAGGTACGGCATTTCAGATTGTCGATGATATTCTTGATTACGAAGGTGTAGAAAGAGTTGTAGGAAAGCCTTTAGGCAGTGATCTATTAAACGGAATATACACATTGCCTCTTATCTATGCGCTTAAAACGGATCGCAAGAAGGTAATTAAGGGGATTTTGAGGAAGAGAGATTTAAGTAGAAGAGATGTAAACTGCATAATAAAGGAAGTAAAGTTGAGTGGCGGCATAGACTATGCAAAAGAACTTGCTCTCAAATATGTAAAAAAAGCTGTTAAGTATTTGGAAGTCATACCAGATTGTGAGCAGAAAAGCTTAATGATGGATATTGCTGATGATGTATTGAAGAGGAATCATTGA
- a CDS encoding Gx transporter family protein, protein MEGIKLSAKKIVYVSILVSQALVLNIVESFIPVPIPVPGIKIGLANIVTLVTILMFGFKESLIVVILRTLLAQLLVGNLTSFLYSVSGGILSACIMFFVYKRYSKYFSLVGVSVFGSVAHNVGQLFVAALIINNFLIFSYLPVLMIAGIIMGVFTGLVANYFKKYIKNVKYDSKW, encoded by the coding sequence TTGGAGGGCATAAAACTGTCTGCTAAGAAAATTGTATATGTTTCTATATTGGTTTCACAAGCTTTAGTTTTGAATATAGTTGAAAGCTTTATTCCCGTTCCAATCCCTGTTCCAGGGATAAAGATCGGGCTTGCTAATATAGTTACTTTAGTAACGATATTGATGTTTGGATTTAAAGAATCCCTTATTGTGGTCATTCTGAGGACATTGTTGGCACAATTGCTTGTCGGAAATTTAACGTCATTTTTGTACAGTGTATCCGGTGGTATTTTGAGTGCATGTATTATGTTTTTTGTCTACAAGAGATACAGCAAATACTTTAGCTTAGTTGGTGTAAGTGTTTTTGGCTCTGTTGCCCACAATGTAGGTCAATTGTTTGTTGCGGCGTTAATTATAAACAATTTTCTTATATTCTCCTATTTACCTGTGCTTATGATTGCTGGAATCATAATGGGTGTCTTTACAGGACTTGTGGCTAATTATTTTAAAAAATACATCAAAAATGTTAAATACGATTCTAAGTGGTAG
- a CDS encoding FAD-dependent oxidoreductase, whose product MGAKVIVLGGGFGGATAAQKLDKYLLNDDVEITLIEKNDSQTYLTELHEVAGNRIKPEGVKVSLKEALEYTRVKIVQDEITKVDIENKKLYSETSEYDYDYLIIACGSEPAYFGIPGMKEHAFTLWSLKDAEKINKHIREMFKKAQYETDKQKRAKMLTFIVGGGGFTGVEMIGELMEWVNRLCKEYKIPRNEVKLSLVEALPKILPTVSRENLVQKVVNFLNKNGVEVKTNSMITSVTPDGITLKTGEKIPTKTLIWTGGIQGNSFVANIGLNTDKKGRIVVNKYMESSNPYVYAIGDSASYVGEDGKPMPALVESALQSADAAAYNIAASIKNTPKKELKLNLHGNMVSVGRRFAIAELSGIGGLSGYPATFMKHIVNMHYLFGLSGLGMCAQYIRDQFIDVPDKGKLSIIENHVAVTTNMFWLSLMRVFLGLMWIISGIQHIQEGWLSSVKLSAGASSAPMQNVPAWYGWFMEKFIFPHAVFFQSVITLSEIGIGLLLVVGLFTFIAALGTIFLHINFYLSGMATFNNWWYVITAIAIMGGAGRAFGLDYYVMPWLSKVLKHWVRRKKLKLNVF is encoded by the coding sequence ATGGGTGCTAAAGTAATAGTGTTAGGCGGAGGATTCGGAGGAGCTACCGCTGCACAAAAACTTGATAAATATTTGCTTAACGACGATGTGGAAATAACGCTTATCGAAAAAAATGATAGTCAGACATACCTTACAGAGCTACATGAAGTGGCTGGAAATAGGATAAAACCTGAAGGTGTAAAAGTTTCATTAAAAGAAGCATTGGAGTACACACGCGTTAAGATTGTACAAGATGAAATAACCAAAGTTGACATAGAAAACAAGAAATTGTATTCAGAAACATCTGAATACGATTATGATTACCTTATAATAGCTTGTGGAAGTGAACCAGCCTATTTTGGAATTCCTGGCATGAAAGAGCACGCTTTCACGTTGTGGTCTTTAAAAGACGCTGAAAAAATAAACAAGCACATTCGCGAAATGTTTAAAAAGGCACAATATGAAACTGACAAGCAAAAGAGAGCAAAAATGCTTACATTCATAGTCGGTGGCGGCGGTTTTACCGGAGTTGAAATGATAGGTGAACTCATGGAATGGGTAAATAGGCTGTGTAAAGAATACAAAATCCCAAGAAATGAAGTTAAACTATCTCTTGTGGAAGCATTGCCTAAAATCTTACCTACAGTCAGCAGAGAAAATTTAGTTCAAAAAGTAGTAAATTTCCTCAACAAAAACGGGGTAGAAGTCAAGACAAATTCCATGATCACCAGCGTTACACCAGATGGTATAACATTAAAAACAGGAGAAAAAATTCCTACAAAAACGCTAATTTGGACAGGCGGCATTCAAGGAAATAGCTTCGTTGCCAATATTGGGCTTAATACAGATAAAAAAGGAAGAATCGTAGTAAATAAATACATGGAATCATCTAATCCGTACGTATATGCTATCGGCGACAGTGCCTCATATGTAGGAGAAGACGGAAAACCTATGCCTGCTTTGGTTGAATCTGCTTTGCAGTCTGCAGATGCCGCCGCATACAATATTGCCGCTTCCATTAAAAATACGCCAAAGAAAGAACTTAAACTAAATCTTCACGGAAATATGGTATCCGTAGGAAGAAGGTTTGCGATTGCCGAACTATCTGGCATAGGTGGACTCTCCGGATACCCAGCTACATTTATGAAGCACATTGTAAATATGCATTATCTATTTGGCTTAAGTGGTCTCGGCATGTGTGCTCAATATATAAGAGATCAGTTTATAGATGTGCCTGATAAAGGCAAATTAAGCATAATTGAAAACCATGTAGCTGTTACTACAAATATGTTCTGGCTATCCCTTATGAGGGTTTTCTTAGGTTTAATGTGGATAATAAGTGGCATACAGCACATACAAGAAGGATGGCTGTCATCAGTTAAATTATCCGCTGGTGCGTCTTCAGCTCCAATGCAAAATGTACCTGCATGGTATGGATGGTTTATGGAAAAATTTATATTCCCTCACGCCGTATTCTTCCAATCAGTGATAACATTGTCTGAAATAGGCATTGGTCTTTTGCTTGTTGTAGGACTATTTACGTTTATTGCTGCACTTGGAACCATATTCCTTCATATTAATTTCTACCTATCAGGTATGGCGACATTCAACAACTGGTGGTACGTCATAACTGCCATAGCCATAATGGGCGGCGCTGGAAGAGCATTTGGTCTCGACTACTATGTAATGCCTTGGCTTTCAAAAGTATTAAAGCATTGGGTTAGAAGGAAAAAACTAAAACTTAATGTATTTTAA
- a CDS encoding ANTAR domain-containing response regulator — protein MSQWRIIIADSNDYSRSTLKGMLLSSGHLVYEARDGGSAVRLSRSLMPDLVLVDMGIVGMNAYEVAHIIDSDNVAPVILMTQTIQRGFIEEVKNYSVFAYLLKPIDKAVLLSLTEFVIENHKKYLSLKNEIESLKKQIEARKKIEKAKGLLMKVKKLDEDEAYTLMRKMSMDSTLPMEVIAERILTKYS, from the coding sequence ATGAGTCAGTGGCGCATCATAATTGCTGATAGCAATGACTACAGCAGAAGCACACTTAAAGGAATGCTTTTGTCCAGTGGACATCTGGTATATGAAGCGAGAGATGGTGGAAGCGCAGTTAGGCTGTCTCGCTCCTTGATGCCTGATCTTGTTTTGGTAGATATGGGTATTGTGGGAATGAATGCTTATGAAGTAGCGCATATAATAGATAGCGACAATGTAGCACCTGTCATATTGATGACGCAGACCATTCAAAGAGGCTTTATCGAGGAAGTAAAAAACTATTCGGTATTCGCTTATTTGCTAAAACCAATCGATAAAGCAGTGTTATTAAGTTTGACTGAATTTGTGATAGAAAATCACAAGAAATATTTGTCTTTAAAAAATGAAATAGAAAGTTTAAAGAAACAAATAGAAGCCCGCAAGAAAATAGAGAAAGCTAAAGGTCTTTTAATGAAAGTAAAAAAATTAGATGAAGATGAGGCTTACACACTGATGAGGAAGATGAGCATGGACTCAACTCTTCCTATGGAAGTCATAGCAGAGAGAATATTGACTAAATACTCGTAA
- the glnA gene encoding type I glutamate--ammonia ligase: protein MGNKYSAEDVLRISKERGVEFIHLQFSDIFGVMKNVSIPIEELDKALNNEIMFDGSSIDGFVRIEESDMYLRPDTDTFVIFPWRTTSGVEARLICDIYNPDGTPFEGDPRYILKKNLEEAKKLGYTMNVGPECEFYLFLTDEKGNPTTITQDAAGYFDMAPVDLGESARKEMVSTLKEMGFAIEASHHEVGPGQHEIDFKYDDALATADNVMTFKMVVRIIAQKHGLHATFMPKPVYGIAGSGMHLNQSLMKNSENAFYDPSDQMGLSKDCYYYIGGLLKHAKALTSITNPTVNSYKRLVSGFEAPVYIAWSGRNRSPLIRIPAKRGNSTRIELRSPDPSNNPYLALACSLAAGLDGIKNKIMPPPSVDKNIYEMDENELKELNIEKLPDSLEEALVILEKDEVIKNALGEHIYNKYVEAKWSEWDSYRTYVTRWEIDQYLTKF from the coding sequence ATGGGAAACAAATACAGTGCAGAAGACGTATTGAGGATTTCTAAAGAACGTGGTGTTGAGTTCATTCATTTGCAGTTTAGTGACATCTTTGGCGTCATGAAAAATGTCTCGATTCCTATTGAGGAGCTTGATAAGGCTTTAAATAACGAAATAATGTTTGACGGATCATCAATAGACGGATTCGTCAGAATCGAAGAATCTGATATGTATTTAAGGCCAGATACCGATACATTTGTAATATTCCCATGGAGGACAACAAGTGGTGTGGAGGCAAGGCTTATTTGTGATATATACAATCCTGATGGTACGCCTTTTGAAGGTGATCCAAGGTATATTCTTAAGAAAAATTTAGAAGAAGCAAAAAAATTAGGCTACACTATGAATGTGGGACCAGAATGTGAATTTTATCTGTTTTTGACAGATGAAAAAGGAAATCCTACTACAATCACTCAGGATGCAGCAGGATATTTTGATATGGCACCAGTTGATTTAGGAGAAAGCGCTCGAAAGGAAATGGTTTCTACACTAAAAGAAATGGGATTTGCAATAGAGGCATCACACCATGAAGTAGGACCGGGGCAGCATGAAATAGATTTTAAATATGATGATGCGCTTGCAACGGCAGATAATGTCATGACATTTAAAATGGTAGTAAGGATAATAGCGCAAAAGCACGGACTTCATGCGACGTTCATGCCTAAACCTGTGTACGGCATTGCAGGTTCTGGTATGCATTTGAATCAGTCACTCATGAAAAACAGTGAAAATGCTTTTTACGATCCAAGCGACCAGATGGGTCTTAGTAAAGATTGCTATTACTACATTGGAGGCCTTTTGAAACATGCAAAAGCATTAACATCTATAACAAATCCTACAGTAAATTCATACAAAAGGCTTGTATCAGGCTTTGAAGCTCCTGTATACATTGCGTGGTCCGGAAGAAATAGAAGTCCCCTCATACGGATACCTGCTAAAAGAGGAAATTCAACAAGGATAGAGCTTAGATCACCTGATCCTTCCAATAATCCGTACTTAGCATTAGCTTGTTCGTTAGCTGCAGGACTTGATGGCATAAAAAATAAGATAATGCCACCGCCATCTGTTGACAAAAATATTTATGAGATGGACGAAAATGAACTTAAAGAGTTAAACATAGAAAAATTGCCTGACTCTTTAGAAGAGGCTTTAGTCATTTTAGAAAAAGACGAAGTAATAAAAAATGCGTTAGGTGAACACATATACAACAAATATGTTGAGGCAAAATGGTCTGAGTGGGATTCCTACAGGACTTACGTCACAAGGTGGGAGATAGACCAATACCTTACTAAGTTTTAA
- a CDS encoding aspartate-semialdehyde dehydrogenase: protein MGVNVAIVGATGLVGRTFIKVLEERNFPVDNLYLFASKRTAGQKLTFKGNEYTVEELTEKSFDRDIKIALFSAGATVSKMYAPIAAEKGVTVVDNSSAWRMDDNVPLVVPEVNPQDIKWNKGIIANPNCSTIQMVVPLKPLHDRYKIRRIVVSTYQAVSGAGKKGVDDLERTLNGEKNQCFPYPIANNCIPHIDVFLPDGYTKEELKMINETKKIMGDNSIKVSPTTVRVPVKNSHSESINIEFEKPYQMEDLKNILKNAPGVVLMDDPENNIYPVATIATGHDEVFVGRLRRDETVYSGLNMWIVADNIRKGAASNAVQIAELLIK, encoded by the coding sequence ATGGGAGTCAATGTAGCAATCGTAGGTGCAACAGGCCTCGTAGGAAGAACGTTCATTAAAGTTTTAGAAGAGAGAAATTTCCCGGTGGACAATTTATATTTGTTTGCCTCAAAAAGAACTGCCGGCCAAAAGCTTACATTTAAAGGAAATGAATACACTGTAGAAGAATTGACAGAAAAAAGCTTTGATAGAGATATAAAGATAGCATTATTTTCAGCAGGCGCTACAGTAAGTAAAATGTACGCTCCTATAGCAGCAGAAAAAGGAGTAACAGTCGTTGACAACTCCAGCGCATGGCGAATGGATGATAATGTACCACTGGTAGTTCCTGAAGTAAATCCACAAGATATTAAATGGAATAAAGGCATAATAGCAAATCCTAATTGTTCAACGATTCAAATGGTAGTCCCGCTAAAGCCCCTTCATGACAGATACAAAATCAGGAGAATTGTCGTCTCAACATATCAAGCAGTATCTGGTGCAGGCAAAAAAGGCGTTGATGACCTTGAAAGAACATTAAATGGCGAAAAAAATCAATGTTTCCCTTACCCTATAGCAAATAACTGTATTCCTCATATAGATGTATTTTTACCTGATGGATATACAAAAGAGGAGCTTAAAATGATAAATGAGACAAAAAAGATAATGGGTGACAATTCTATAAAGGTATCACCTACGACGGTTAGAGTGCCCGTTAAGAATTCGCACAGTGAAAGCATCAATATTGAATTTGAAAAACCTTATCAAATGGAAGACTTAAAGAACATTTTAAAAAATGCCCCTGGAGTAGTTTTAATGGACGATCCAGAAAACAACATATACCCAGTTGCGACAATCGCAACAGGTCACGATGAAGTATTTGTGGGTAGATTAAGACGTGATGAAACAGTATACAGCGGATTAAATATGTGGATTGTTGCAGATAATATCAGAAAAGGCGCCGCATCTAATGCTGTGCAAATTGCTGAGCTTTTGATTAAATGA
- the dapA gene encoding 4-hydroxy-tetrahydrodipicolinate synthase — protein MPVFKGSGVALVTPFTEDGVNFNKLEELLEWHIKEGTDAIIICGTTGESSTMTDKERMDTIKFAVDKVNGRIPVIAGTGSNDTRHSIELSKYASSVGADALLVITPYYNKTTQAGLVKHFTEIAKNVDKPIIIYNVPSRTGMNVKPETYLEICKYVDNVVGVKEASSDIVQIAEIARIMGDKFEIYSGNDDQVVPILSLGGIGVISVTANIVPQKIHEMVMLFLNGDIEAARKLQLELNPLNSVMFIETNPIPVKTAMNLMGFNVGPLRLPLVDMSEKNLNALKTTLKEFGLI, from the coding sequence ATGCCAGTATTTAAAGGTTCAGGTGTTGCCCTCGTTACCCCATTCACTGAAGATGGAGTTAATTTTAATAAGTTAGAGGAACTTTTAGAATGGCATATAAAAGAAGGTACAGATGCCATAATAATATGTGGCACAACTGGTGAATCGTCAACGATGACAGATAAAGAAAGAATGGATACAATTAAATTTGCAGTTGATAAAGTAAATGGTCGCATCCCGGTCATAGCTGGGACTGGCAGCAATGATACGCGTCACAGCATTGAACTAAGTAAATATGCTTCATCTGTCGGTGCTGATGCTCTGCTTGTCATAACACCATACTACAATAAGACTACTCAAGCAGGACTTGTCAAACATTTTACGGAAATCGCCAAAAATGTCGATAAGCCAATAATAATATACAATGTTCCAAGTAGAACAGGAATGAACGTGAAACCAGAAACATACTTAGAAATATGCAAATACGTTGACAATGTTGTTGGTGTAAAAGAGGCCAGTAGCGATATAGTTCAGATAGCTGAGATAGCCAGGATAATGGGCGATAAATTTGAAATATATTCAGGAAACGATGATCAAGTCGTGCCGATACTTTCATTAGGAGGCATAGGTGTAATTTCTGTCACCGCAAATATCGTGCCTCAAAAAATACACGAAATGGTAATGCTATTTTTGAATGGAGATATAGAAGCCGCAAGAAAGTTGCAATTGGAATTAAATCCTTTAAATAGCGTCATGTTCATAGAAACTAATCCAATTCCAGTCAAGACGGCAATGAATTTAATGGGTTTCAATGTCGGACCATTGAGGCTTCCTTTAGTCGATATGTCCGAAAAGAATTTAAATGCACTGAAAACTACGTTAAAAGAATTTGGACTGATATGA
- the dapB gene encoding 4-hydroxy-tetrahydrodipicolinate reductase, which translates to MIRVIINGCCGKMGKVIASMASQNQDFEVVAGIDQNQCQCGFPVYKSLDEVDVDADVVIDFSYHTAVPQLLKAAVIKNLPVVVATTGLDEEEINSLKEASNHIPVFRSANMSLGINVLISLVKEAAKVLSDNFDIEILEMHHNMKKDSPSGTALLIADAINSVLGDRMEYVYGRHSNVDKRDKNEVGIHALRGGTVVGEHEVIFAGHDEIIKISHSARSREIFGNGALLAAKFLINQKPGLYDMESLVKKG; encoded by the coding sequence ATGATAAGAGTGATAATAAATGGTTGCTGTGGAAAAATGGGCAAAGTAATCGCAAGCATGGCTTCACAGAATCAAGACTTTGAAGTTGTTGCTGGAATCGATCAAAATCAGTGTCAATGCGGATTTCCCGTCTACAAAAGCCTTGATGAAGTAGATGTTGATGCCGATGTAGTGATAGATTTTTCATATCACACCGCTGTGCCGCAATTGTTAAAAGCCGCTGTAATCAAAAATTTACCTGTTGTCGTTGCAACAACAGGGCTTGATGAAGAAGAAATTAACTCTTTAAAAGAAGCATCTAACCATATTCCCGTGTTTAGGTCTGCTAACATGTCGTTAGGCATCAATGTACTTATAAGTTTAGTCAAAGAAGCTGCAAAAGTTTTAAGTGATAATTTTGACATAGAAATACTTGAAATGCACCACAATATGAAAAAAGATTCGCCAAGCGGAACAGCTTTGCTTATTGCAGATGCCATCAACAGCGTTTTAGGCGATAGAATGGAATATGTGTATGGAAGACATTCAAATGTAGATAAGCGAGATAAAAATGAAGTAGGAATCCATGCGTTAAGGGGTGGTACCGTAGTAGGCGAACATGAAGTGATTTTCGCTGGTCATGACGAAATCATTAAAATCAGCCATTCTGCAAGATCGAGAGAAATATTTGGGAATGGCGCACTTTTAGCAGCTAAGTTTTTAATAAATCAAAAACCTGGACTTTACGACATGGAATCACTTGTCAAGAAAGGATGA